One part of the Bacillus sp. FJAT-45350 genome encodes these proteins:
- a CDS encoding YheC/YheD family endospore coat-associated protein has product MSNTKALPLKIISDYIETIFVPESLFRTWVINKRFPEYIAFGSERIPCKPAPHPDKKNEYLLSEDCFQALSLPYEGVVHVFQHDNTLHIGPLVGIFTAGFQSSSLRPIGERSMFFARLLSSEQKVGSYYFVFGAHHVNWESATVKGYFYTGKGWKQVTVPFPNVVYNRLPNRRIENVESFQKLKERFEKDYLIPWFNPSFFDKWDIYIKLMDDKGTAMYLPESFLNPTNANIEQLLEKHHHVYLKPAAGSLGLGIHQIIKLKDDPYYYCRFRKDEQNRLRRYSSLERLMKQHFPNGVKNFIAQQGIHLIKIKNNPVDFRIHTNKDEQGKWQISAIAAKVAGKGSVTTHVKSGGEIKTAAETITEAGLSKEQLEELKECALQISKRIDHTTEGFIGEIGFDLGIDKSGHIWMFEANSKPGRTIFSHAKLRHNDLMSRRLPLAYAVYLAKQSITQPELLLT; this is encoded by the coding sequence ATGAGTAACACAAAAGCACTACCTTTGAAAATTATTTCAGATTATATAGAAACGATTTTCGTTCCTGAAAGCCTCTTTCGGACTTGGGTTATAAACAAAAGGTTCCCTGAGTATATCGCTTTCGGCTCAGAACGAATCCCTTGTAAGCCCGCTCCTCATCCAGATAAAAAAAATGAATATCTCCTTTCAGAAGACTGCTTTCAAGCTCTTTCATTACCATATGAAGGAGTAGTTCATGTATTCCAACATGATAATACATTGCATATTGGTCCACTAGTAGGAATTTTCACTGCAGGATTTCAAAGCTCTTCCCTTCGCCCGATTGGAGAGCGTTCCATGTTTTTTGCTCGATTGCTTTCTTCAGAGCAAAAGGTTGGTTCCTACTATTTCGTGTTTGGTGCACACCATGTTAATTGGGAAAGTGCCACAGTGAAAGGATACTTCTACACAGGAAAAGGGTGGAAACAAGTTACCGTTCCTTTTCCAAATGTAGTATATAACCGTTTACCAAATCGGCGCATTGAAAATGTAGAATCCTTTCAAAAGTTAAAGGAACGCTTTGAAAAAGACTATCTAATTCCTTGGTTCAACCCGAGCTTCTTTGATAAGTGGGATATTTATATAAAGCTTATGGATGACAAGGGCACAGCTATGTATCTACCAGAAAGCTTTTTAAATCCAACAAACGCAAATATTGAACAGCTTCTCGAAAAACACCATCACGTATATCTCAAACCAGCAGCCGGAAGCTTAGGCCTAGGTATCCACCAAATCATAAAATTAAAAGATGACCCTTATTATTATTGCCGCTTTCGAAAAGATGAACAAAATCGTTTAAGGCGGTACTCTTCTCTTGAACGATTAATGAAACAGCACTTCCCTAATGGAGTTAAAAACTTCATTGCTCAACAAGGGATCCATTTAATCAAAATTAAGAATAACCCTGTTGATTTTAGAATTCACACAAATAAGGATGAACAAGGCAAATGGCAAATTAGTGCAATTGCAGCAAAAGTAGCAGGTAAGGGCAGTGTTACGACACATGTAAAAAGTGGCGGTGAAATTAAAACAGCAGCTGAAACGATAACAGAAGCTGGATTGTCTAAAGAACAGTTAGAAGAGCTGAAAGAATGTGCATTACAAATTAGTAAAAGGATCGACCATACAACGGAAGGGTTTATCGGTGAAATTGGCTTCGACTTAGGCATCGACAAATCAGGGCATATATGGATGTTCGAAGCGAATTCAAAGCCTGGTCGTACGATTTTCTCTCATGCTAAGCTACGTCATAATGATTTAATGTCAAGACGTTTACCACTAGCATATGCTGTTTATTTAGCAAAACAAAGTATTACCCAGCCAGAGCTGTTGCTAACATGA
- a CDS encoding DUF5342 family protein, with protein MISHFNWKERDATLIKKEIQFSFFFKGEYYQGMYYSDGTITWTERQPDGQAKENLEMQIHDLILYHVYEDH; from the coding sequence ATGATCTCACATTTTAATTGGAAAGAACGAGACGCAACACTTATAAAAAAAGAAATTCAATTCTCATTTTTCTTTAAAGGGGAATACTATCAAGGAATGTACTACTCAGATGGAACAATCACTTGGACTGAACGGCAGCCAGATGGACAAGCTAAAGAAAATTTAGAAATGCAAATCCATGATTTAATCTTATATCATGTTTACGAAGACCATTAA
- a CDS encoding GNAT family N-acetyltransferase yields MKTINVEVKTWEKYRRPLLNFVKRYDKNVDWIFKLRRHHLSQTGTIIKLALWEGKIIAAFAFLDYGTKESLFIISPSYQNTHIGTKLLKEVIHELGVCYTKLPYEQAALLKTALLSGMVAFNYTVDNNGSMLLWLGGGQWHIDDISEQEASCE; encoded by the coding sequence GTGAAGACCATCAATGTAGAAGTGAAAACTTGGGAAAAATATAGAAGACCTCTTTTAAATTTCGTCAAACGATATGATAAAAATGTAGACTGGATTTTTAAATTACGCAGACACCATTTAAGCCAAACAGGTACGATAATTAAATTAGCCTTATGGGAAGGAAAAATTATTGCTGCTTTTGCATTTTTAGATTATGGCACAAAAGAATCTCTATTTATAATTTCACCTAGCTACCAAAATACACACATTGGAACGAAGCTTCTGAAAGAAGTTATCCATGAATTAGGCGTTTGTTACACAAAGCTACCTTACGAACAAGCTGCTCTTCTTAAAACTGCTCTTCTATCAGGCATGGTAGCATTTAATTATACAGTTGATAATAATGGAAGTATGTTACTTTGGTTGGGTGGAGGACAATGGCATATTGATGACATTTCAGAACAAGAAGCCTCATGTGAATAG
- a CDS encoding AMP-binding protein gives MTEKAVWFPTEELIQSSRLYQWMNQLGFTDYEEFLKACTDDVSWFWTEAEKVLEIDWYKQYNQTLDLSKGMKWPEWYVNGEMNTVHNAVEKWAQNKETAANIALIWEGEDGIVEQYTFAELSEEIAKVSKGLKVNGLGKGDIAAIYMPMVPQTVIAMLAISKIGAIYSPVFSGYGADAIATRLNASEAKMLITADGFLRRGKPVAMKEEADKAVAISPSIEKVVVYRRLERDIPWDDKRDVDWQAIAESEPLNETEKMNSSDPLMLIYTSGTTGRPKGAVHTHAGFPLKSAFDAGIGMDVQKGERLFWFTDMGWMMGPFLVFGGLLNGASIVLYEGTPDFPEPNRLWKLVEDHKVTHLGISPTLIRGMMKHGESWANQHDISSLKVIGSTGEPWNPEPWMWLFEKIGKSRIPIFNYSGGTEISGGILGNVLIRPIGPITFNSPLPGMDVNVFNDEGKPVTNEVGELVLTKPWVGMTNGFWKEPERYEEAYWSRWSDVWVHGDWVIKDDEGFWTITGRSDDILNVAGKRLGPAEVESILVEHSSVIEAGTIGIPDEVKGEAAVCFAVLHSGVEESEELKKELLNLVAEKMGKALRPKSIHFVKDLPKTRNAKVMRRAIKAAYLDKDAGDLSSLENPQAVDAIRKLGK, from the coding sequence ATGACAGAAAAAGCAGTTTGGTTTCCTACTGAAGAGTTAATTCAATCGTCACGATTGTATCAGTGGATGAATCAATTAGGGTTTACTGATTATGAGGAATTTCTAAAAGCATGTACAGATGACGTTTCTTGGTTTTGGACAGAGGCGGAAAAGGTTCTAGAAATTGATTGGTACAAGCAATATAATCAAACATTAGATTTATCAAAAGGTATGAAATGGCCCGAATGGTATGTGAATGGTGAAATGAATACTGTACATAATGCTGTTGAAAAATGGGCTCAAAATAAAGAAACTGCAGCTAACATCGCACTCATCTGGGAAGGTGAAGATGGTATTGTTGAACAGTATACGTTTGCCGAATTAAGTGAAGAAATTGCTAAAGTATCTAAAGGGTTAAAAGTAAATGGGTTAGGAAAAGGAGATATTGCTGCGATTTATATGCCAATGGTTCCTCAAACCGTTATTGCCATGCTAGCCATTTCAAAAATAGGAGCTATATACTCTCCTGTTTTTTCTGGTTATGGAGCAGATGCAATTGCAACAAGGTTAAATGCATCTGAAGCAAAAATGCTAATTACAGCGGATGGATTTTTGCGTAGAGGAAAGCCTGTCGCTATGAAGGAAGAGGCGGATAAAGCTGTAGCGATTTCACCGTCTATTGAAAAAGTAGTAGTATATCGTCGCTTAGAAAGAGATATTCCTTGGGATGATAAACGTGACGTTGATTGGCAGGCAATTGCAGAGTCAGAGCCGTTAAATGAGACAGAAAAAATGAACAGTTCCGATCCACTTATGCTTATCTATACATCAGGTACAACAGGAAGACCAAAGGGTGCAGTACATACCCATGCAGGATTTCCTTTGAAATCTGCTTTTGATGCTGGAATCGGTATGGATGTCCAAAAAGGTGAAAGACTGTTTTGGTTCACTGATATGGGATGGATGATGGGTCCATTTTTAGTTTTTGGTGGATTATTAAATGGTGCATCAATAGTCCTCTATGAAGGAACACCTGATTTTCCGGAGCCAAACCGTCTATGGAAGCTTGTAGAAGACCATAAGGTAACGCATCTCGGAATTTCTCCTACTCTTATTAGAGGTATGATGAAGCATGGAGAATCGTGGGCTAATCAGCATGATATTAGTAGTTTAAAGGTTATTGGGTCAACTGGTGAGCCGTGGAACCCTGAGCCGTGGATGTGGCTATTCGAGAAAATTGGAAAGTCTAGAATACCTATATTTAATTATTCAGGTGGAACAGAAATATCTGGTGGGATTTTAGGCAATGTATTAATTAGACCAATAGGGCCAATTACGTTTAATTCGCCACTACCTGGAATGGACGTTAATGTATTTAATGATGAAGGAAAGCCTGTTACGAATGAAGTAGGAGAGTTAGTGTTGACGAAACCTTGGGTAGGAATGACAAATGGATTTTGGAAAGAGCCTGAGCGTTATGAGGAGGCTTACTGGAGTCGATGGAGTGATGTTTGGGTTCATGGTGATTGGGTTATAAAAGACGATGAAGGGTTCTGGACAATTACTGGACGGTCTGATGATATTTTGAATGTTGCTGGTAAACGATTAGGTCCTGCAGAGGTTGAATCTATTTTAGTAGAGCACTCATCTGTCATTGAAGCAGGTACAATTGGAATTCCAGATGAGGTAAAAGGAGAAGCAGCAGTTTGCTTTGCAGTGCTCCATTCAGGTGTTGAAGAATCAGAGGAACTAAAGAAAGAATTATTAAACTTAGTAGCAGAAAAGATGGGTAAGGCATTACGACCAAAATCAATTCACTTTGTCAAAGACCTCCCAAAAACGAGGAATGCAAAAGTTATGCGTCGAGCAATTAAGGCTGCATACTTAGATAAAGATGCAGGAGACTTATCGTCATTAGAAAATCCACAAGCAGTAGATGCGATAAGAAAACTTGGTAAGTAA
- a CDS encoding YheC/YheD family endospore coat-associated protein, with product MTTIYFNQESSTWGLQENEGLVWGFDKKRIPMIAPSPESVPFYVKRHERSLGPIVGLLTSDHSKKLFSGNKQTFRRIHDGLQQTGGLCFVITPDTICYSQLHGYVLINNNWVLTAIPLPDVIYNRVPTPRTEKSERMKRVFEWIKQMNIPFFNPHFFNKWDVHQTLSTEPTIANHLLFTDVVTSKETFREALANYKFLYLKPKEGQKGDGIFKLTTGPNQTYLIHDHTTSVTLFSFESLWTSVNDKVDLSNYLLQEGIHLNQLNDKKYDFRILCHKVQGEWNTSGIGVRSSKGITTHVPKGGMILSLKDISPPINFEKINLLIATIGKRLEQSYGNLGEFSVDIGRDTTGRYWLFEVNAKPMIFDEPTIQKQGLHNLIQAFYSESGYLEE from the coding sequence ATGACCACCATTTATTTTAACCAAGAATCATCTACATGGGGGCTTCAGGAAAACGAAGGTTTAGTTTGGGGGTTCGATAAGAAGCGAATCCCTATGATTGCCCCCTCACCCGAATCGGTTCCATTTTACGTGAAAAGACATGAGAGAAGTCTAGGTCCAATTGTTGGCCTCTTAACAAGTGACCACTCCAAGAAATTGTTTTCTGGCAATAAACAAACATTTAGACGCATTCATGATGGGTTACAACAAACAGGTGGTCTTTGCTTTGTCATTACACCTGATACGATCTGTTATTCTCAACTACATGGGTATGTATTAATCAATAATAACTGGGTACTAACGGCTATTCCATTACCTGATGTCATTTACAACCGTGTCCCTACCCCACGTACTGAGAAATCAGAGAGAATGAAGCGTGTCTTTGAGTGGATCAAACAGATGAATATTCCTTTTTTTAATCCTCATTTTTTTAATAAATGGGATGTTCATCAAACCCTTTCAACAGAACCAACAATAGCTAATCATCTACTCTTTACAGATGTGGTCACTTCGAAAGAAACATTTAGAGAAGCTCTTGCCAACTATAAGTTTCTTTATTTAAAACCAAAAGAAGGACAAAAAGGAGATGGGATTTTCAAACTAACTACTGGACCTAATCAGACTTACTTGATTCACGATCATACAACATCGGTCACTTTATTTTCCTTTGAGTCTCTTTGGACTTCAGTTAATGACAAAGTTGATTTGTCTAATTACCTGTTACAAGAAGGTATTCATTTAAATCAATTGAACGATAAAAAATACGATTTTCGTATTCTATGCCACAAGGTTCAGGGTGAATGGAATACAAGTGGAATTGGTGTACGCTCTAGCAAAGGAATTACAACTCACGTACCAAAAGGAGGAATGATTCTATCCCTGAAAGACATTTCTCCCCCTATTAATTTTGAAAAAATTAACCTCTTAATTGCTACTATTGGAAAAAGACTAGAACAGTCTTATGGAAATCTTGGAGAGTTCTCAGTTGATATTGGTCGGGATACAACTGGTCGCTACTGGTTATTTGAAGTCAATGCAAAGCCGATGATTTTTGATGAGCCAACAATCCAAAAACAAGGCTTACACAACCTCATTCAAGCCTTTTATTCAGAAAGCGGTTATCTTGAGGAGTGA
- a CDS encoding hydroxymethylglutaryl-CoA lyase: MKFPNKVKIKEVGPRDGLQNETKFIDTEDKIAWINQLSNTGLSYIEITSFVHPKWIPALADALEVSKGVERHKDIIYAALVPNMRGLDRALSANIDEVSVFMSASETHNQKNINKSIAETFPVLKEVIDGAKEADKTTRGYVSTVFGCPYENDVDVENVIRVSESLFEIGIDELSLGDTIGVANPAQIQRVLEVLLKRFSSDQLAMHFHDTRGTALANIVASLDMGITNFDSAIGGLGGCPYAPGASGNVATDDLVYMLQGMGIETGVNQDKLIQAAKWIEEKMEKPLPSHNLQAAKASGCLT; the protein is encoded by the coding sequence ATGAAGTTCCCAAATAAAGTGAAGATTAAAGAAGTTGGACCAAGAGATGGTCTTCAGAATGAGACAAAATTTATTGATACAGAAGATAAAATTGCGTGGATTAATCAGCTTTCAAATACCGGTCTTTCTTATATAGAAATTACATCCTTTGTTCATCCGAAGTGGATTCCTGCCTTGGCAGATGCACTCGAGGTATCAAAGGGTGTTGAACGTCATAAGGACATCATTTATGCAGCGTTAGTACCGAATATGCGAGGGCTCGACCGTGCGTTATCTGCCAATATCGATGAAGTATCTGTGTTTATGTCAGCAAGTGAAACACATAACCAGAAAAACATAAACAAATCGATAGCCGAAACTTTTCCCGTTTTAAAAGAAGTAATCGATGGGGCGAAAGAAGCAGATAAAACGACAAGAGGGTATGTTTCAACCGTGTTTGGTTGTCCATATGAAAATGATGTTGACGTTGAAAACGTTATTAGAGTTTCAGAATCGCTATTTGAAATCGGAATTGACGAGCTATCACTCGGAGATACGATAGGAGTTGCCAATCCAGCTCAAATACAACGAGTGCTAGAAGTTCTTCTAAAACGTTTTTCATCTGATCAGCTAGCGATGCATTTTCATGATACACGAGGAACTGCCCTAGCAAACATTGTTGCTTCTCTTGATATGGGAATTACGAATTTTGATAGTGCAATTGGTGGATTAGGTGGTTGTCCTTATGCACCAGGTGCTTCAGGTAACGTGGCAACTGATGATTTAGTTTATATGCTACAAGGCATGGGAATTGAAACTGGAGTTAATCAAGATAAGCTGATTCAAGCAGCAAAATGGATTGAAGAAAAGATGGAAAAACCGTTGCCTAGTCATAATTTACAAGCAGCTAAAGCATCAGGTTGTCTTACATAG
- a CDS encoding acyl-CoA carboxylase subunit beta: MSFEKDLQERVEAIEKGGSPKYHESNAEKGKLFVRERLELLFDEGVEVEDGFFANCMAEGLPADGVVTGIGKVNGQTVCVMANDSTVKAGSWGARTVEKIIRIQETAEKLNVPMLYLVDSAGARITDQIEMFPGRRGAGRIFYNQVKLSGRVPQICLLFGPSAAGGAYIPAFCDIVVMVDGNASMYLGSPRMAEMVIGEKVSLEEMGGAKMHCSVSGCGDILAKTEQEAIEMARNYLSYFPSNYSEKPPVQEVKEPKHFEKTLEELIPKNQNAPFNMHDLINRIIDEDSFFEIKKLFAPELITGLARMNGQSVGIIANQPRMKGGVLFHDSADKAAKFITLCDAYNIPLVFLADIPGFMIGTKVERAGIIRHGAKMISAMSEASVPKISIIVRKAYGAGLYAMAGPAFEPDCCLALPSAQIAVMGPEAAVNAVYANKIAALPEEERQDFIAQKREEYKENIDIYRLASEMVIDGVIPANSLRDELNKRLSAYMSKYLVFTERKHPVYPV; encoded by the coding sequence ATGTCATTTGAAAAAGATTTACAAGAACGTGTCGAAGCAATTGAAAAGGGGGGTTCTCCTAAATACCATGAAAGTAATGCTGAAAAGGGAAAGTTATTTGTACGTGAACGTTTAGAACTATTGTTTGATGAAGGTGTTGAAGTAGAAGATGGTTTCTTCGCGAATTGTATGGCGGAAGGATTACCAGCAGATGGGGTTGTTACTGGCATTGGTAAAGTAAATGGCCAAACGGTATGTGTTATGGCAAATGATTCTACAGTAAAGGCAGGTTCTTGGGGAGCGCGAACGGTTGAGAAAATCATTCGTATTCAGGAAACAGCAGAAAAGCTAAATGTACCTATGCTTTATCTTGTTGACTCTGCTGGCGCGAGAATTACAGACCAAATAGAAATGTTCCCAGGTAGACGTGGTGCAGGGAGAATTTTCTATAATCAAGTAAAGTTATCAGGTCGTGTTCCTCAAATTTGTTTATTATTTGGTCCATCAGCTGCCGGTGGCGCGTATATTCCTGCTTTTTGTGATATTGTCGTGATGGTAGACGGAAATGCTTCAATGTACTTAGGTTCACCACGCATGGCAGAAATGGTTATTGGTGAAAAAGTGTCATTAGAAGAAATGGGTGGTGCTAAGATGCATTGCTCAGTATCTGGTTGTGGTGATATTTTGGCTAAGACTGAGCAGGAAGCAATTGAAATGGCTCGTAATTACCTATCCTATTTCCCGTCTAATTATAGTGAAAAGCCTCCAGTTCAAGAGGTTAAAGAACCTAAGCATTTTGAAAAAACATTAGAGGAGTTAATTCCTAAAAATCAAAACGCACCATTTAATATGCATGATTTGATTAATAGAATTATTGATGAAGACTCATTTTTCGAAATCAAGAAACTTTTTGCACCAGAATTAATTACTGGGTTAGCGAGAATGAATGGTCAATCTGTTGGAATTATTGCGAATCAGCCTCGAATGAAGGGTGGCGTATTGTTCCACGATTCTGCAGATAAGGCAGCAAAGTTTATTACGCTATGTGATGCCTATAACATCCCATTAGTGTTCTTAGCTGATATTCCAGGCTTTATGATTGGTACAAAGGTAGAACGAGCAGGGATTATTCGTCACGGGGCAAAAATGATTTCAGCTATGTCAGAAGCATCAGTACCTAAGATTTCTATTATTGTGCGAAAAGCATACGGTGCTGGTTTATATGCAATGGCAGGTCCAGCGTTCGAGCCAGATTGTTGCTTAGCATTACCAAGTGCACAAATTGCCGTAATGGGACCTGAAGCAGCTGTAAATGCAGTATACGCTAATAAAATAGCAGCATTACCAGAGGAAGAGCGACAAGATTTTATCGCTCAAAAACGTGAAGAGTATAAAGAAAATATAGATATTTATCGTTTAGCATCTGAAATGGTTATTGATGGTGTTATTCCAGCAAACTCATTAAGAGATGAACTTAATAAGCGATTATCAGCATATATGTCAAAATATTTAGTATTTACTGAACGCAAACACCCAGTATATCCTGTCTAA
- a CDS encoding alpha/beta-type small acid-soluble spore protein, giving the protein MATNNNNSSNQLVVPGVQQALDQMKYEIAQEFGVQLGPDATSRANGSVGGEITKRLVQMAEQQMSGYQQQ; this is encoded by the coding sequence ATGGCAACGAACAACAATAACAGCTCTAACCAATTAGTAGTACCTGGCGTTCAACAAGCTTTAGACCAAATGAAGTATGAAATCGCTCAAGAGTTTGGTGTTCAACTTGGGCCAGATGCAACTTCTCGTGCAAACGGGTCTGTAGGTGGAGAAATTACGAAACGCCTAGTTCAAATGGCTGAACAACAAATGAGTGGTTACCAACAACAATAA
- a CDS encoding acetyl-CoA carboxylase biotin carboxylase subunit, with protein MFKKVLIANRGEIALRVIRTCQRLGIATVAVYSEADADSLHVKAADEAFLIGKPRVNESYLNVDKILEVAKETKTDAVHPGYGLLSENTDFAKRCEEAGIVFIGPNADVISQMGSKIEARKAMEAAGVPFVPGVTRELKDASEACQVALDIGFPVMLKASAGGGGIGMQVVRDEAEMVKAFEGNKKRATDFFGDGAMYIEKYVENPRHIEVQILADREGNAVYLWERDCSVQRRHQKVVEEAPSPFLDEETRKKMGEAAVRAAKSIGYSNAGTIEFLVDGEKNFYFLEMNTRLQVEHPVTEEITGLDLVEQQLKIANGEAISFSQEDVQMLGHAIEVRIYAEDPKTFFPSPGKITKLKLPEQPYTRHECAVSEGSVVTPFYDPMIAKLVVTGGNRLEAINHLQKALEEYEVEGIKTNIPMLKEVASHEEFINGNVTTNFVQEYLQKNKVK; from the coding sequence CGGTTGCTGTTTATTCAGAAGCAGATGCAGACTCTCTACATGTGAAGGCTGCAGATGAGGCGTTTCTTATTGGAAAGCCAAGAGTAAATGAAAGCTATTTAAATGTTGATAAAATTTTAGAAGTAGCGAAAGAAACAAAGACAGATGCAGTTCATCCAGGTTATGGTCTTTTATCTGAAAATACCGATTTTGCAAAACGTTGTGAGGAAGCAGGGATTGTTTTCATTGGTCCTAATGCTGATGTTATTTCTCAAATGGGAAGTAAAATCGAGGCTAGGAAAGCGATGGAAGCAGCAGGTGTTCCGTTTGTACCAGGGGTAACTCGTGAGTTAAAGGATGCAAGTGAAGCATGTCAAGTAGCTCTAGACATTGGTTTCCCAGTCATGCTTAAAGCTTCAGCTGGTGGTGGCGGAATTGGGATGCAAGTGGTGAGAGATGAAGCAGAAATGGTTAAAGCTTTTGAAGGAAATAAGAAGAGAGCAACTGACTTCTTCGGTGATGGAGCGATGTATATTGAAAAATATGTAGAAAACCCTCGTCACATTGAAGTACAGATTTTGGCTGATAGAGAAGGTAATGCAGTGTACCTTTGGGAGCGTGATTGCTCAGTACAACGCCGTCATCAAAAAGTAGTGGAAGAGGCACCATCTCCATTTTTAGACGAAGAAACAAGAAAGAAAATGGGAGAAGCAGCTGTTCGAGCAGCAAAATCAATTGGCTACTCAAATGCTGGAACAATTGAGTTCTTAGTAGATGGTGAAAAGAATTTTTATTTCTTAGAAATGAATACTCGTCTTCAAGTTGAGCATCCAGTTACTGAAGAAATAACAGGCTTAGATTTAGTAGAGCAACAGTTGAAGATTGCCAATGGAGAAGCTATTTCTTTCTCACAAGAGGATGTACAAATGCTTGGGCATGCAATTGAAGTTCGTATCTATGCTGAAGACCCAAAGACATTCTTCCCATCACCTGGAAAGATAACAAAATTGAAACTTCCAGAACAGCCATACACTCGCCATGAGTGTGCAGTGAGCGAAGGCTCAGTTGTTACCCCGTTTTACGACCCGATGATTGCTAAGTTAGTCGTTACAGGTGGGAATCGTCTTGAGGCAATTAATCATCTGCAAAAGGCGCTTGAAGAGTATGAAGTAGAAGGAATAAAAACCAATATACCAATGCTTAAGGAAGTTGCCTCTCACGAAGAGTTTATAAATGGAAATGTTACAACAAATTTTGTTCAAGAGTATCTACAAAAAAACAAAGTAAAATAA
- a CDS encoding acetyl-CoA carboxylase biotin carboxyl carrier protein subunit, which translates to MSQVTSNMAGNLWKVLVQVGDTVEEGQDVAILESMKMEIPIASEESGTVKELFKNEGDFVDEGEVLLELE; encoded by the coding sequence ATGAGTCAAGTTACATCAAATATGGCAGGAAACCTATGGAAAGTATTAGTTCAGGTAGGAGATACAGTTGAAGAGGGACAGGATGTTGCAATCTTAGAATCAATGAAAATGGAAATTCCAATTGCTTCTGAAGAAAGTGGAACGGTAAAAGAACTATTCAAAAATGAAGGGGATTTTGTTGATGAGGGCGAGGTATTGCTAGAGCTTGAATAA
- a CDS encoding enoyl-CoA hydratase, whose amino-acid sequence MEKQVLFSLNEGVATVTLNRANAANALSVQMLYDLHEVLMEIKFNPEVRCVIITGSGEKAFCAGADLKERATMSPTEVKRTVSLIRGNVDDVEALPQPVITALNGVAFGGGLELALASDIRIASDHCKMGLTETSLAIIPGAGGTQRLPRLVGKGKAKEMIYTAKRIDAIEAEKIGLVEHVVPIGLLMDKALEIAKQISANGPVAIQQAKFAIEKGLETDIATGLSIEQKAYEITIPTKDRLEGLAAFKEKRSPSYKGE is encoded by the coding sequence ATGGAAAAGCAAGTTCTCTTTTCACTTAACGAAGGAGTAGCTACAGTTACGTTAAATAGAGCCAATGCAGCCAATGCATTATCAGTTCAAATGCTTTATGACCTTCATGAAGTATTGATGGAGATAAAGTTTAACCCAGAGGTACGTTGTGTCATCATTACAGGTTCTGGTGAAAAAGCATTTTGTGCTGGAGCAGATTTAAAGGAACGTGCGACTATGAGTCCTACTGAAGTGAAACGAACGGTTTCTCTTATAAGGGGGAATGTTGATGATGTAGAAGCATTACCACAGCCTGTTATTACTGCATTAAACGGTGTTGCGTTTGGTGGTGGGTTAGAGCTAGCTCTTGCATCAGACATTCGAATAGCATCAGATCATTGCAAGATGGGATTAACAGAAACCTCCTTAGCAATTATTCCTGGAGCAGGTGGTACTCAGCGTCTTCCAAGATTAGTCGGAAAAGGAAAAGCGAAGGAAATGATTTATACGGCTAAACGAATTGATGCGATAGAGGCAGAAAAAATTGGTTTAGTAGAGCATGTTGTTCCCATTGGTTTACTAATGGATAAGGCATTAGAAATAGCAAAACAAATTTCTGCAAATGGTCCTGTGGCAATTCAACAGGCAAAGTTTGCAATTGAAAAAGGATTAGAAACTGATATTGCTACTGGCTTATCAATAGAGCAAAAAGCGTATGAAATCACAATTCCAACTAAAGACAGGTTAGAGGGTTTAGCTGCCTTTAAGGAAAAAAGATCTCCGAGTTACAAAGGTGAATAA